From the genome of Carassius auratus strain Wakin chromosome 29, ASM336829v1, whole genome shotgun sequence:
AGGTGTTTCAGCAGCAGGTACAGCAAACCTACAAACATGTCACAGTGTGTTAATGTAATGTTACATACACGAATACGGTGTGTGTAAGGTCTTGAGGAAATGAAATCATCAGACCGAAGGGGACGATGACAGGACAGGTGATGCTGTAGGCCATGATGACTGTGAAAACACACAGCGTCCATCCGTACATCGCTCCGTACTGAAACTCATACGCCTGATTCTTCACAGAGGTTACAAGTGGATCAGTAATACATTTCTGTTCATTCGATTTCAAATCAGTTTCAAGGGATACGTTTTCAACCTATTGTCTAAACAGCAAGATAGAAGACAGACGGACCTGTTTAACATATTTCCTCTCAGCAGCCGAATGTGCGAGCGCCAGACGCACGACGTAGAGCAGTAACCCTGGCAAGCGCAGCAGCTCCATGCCAGAGCCCACCAGAGCCGCCGCGATCACGTAATTTACAAAGAACGCCCCCTGATCGGGTAGAAACACACACCTGAGACACACAGAGAAGAGAAGATGGAAAGCCATTCTTATATTTCGGCACGTCACAAAAGTATTctgaaataaatcattctgatttgaCCGAATAAGTCACTAGATACTCACTCAAACCTCAGCTTCCCCTCAGACTGTTTATCAAACAACCAGCGGAAAAACACGTCTAGACTGAGAGGAAAAAGAACGTATTTATTTCTCTGTCTATACATGCTCAGTCTGGGAACATTTTAGAGCCACTCTAATcaaaaattcattcatttatggTTTTAAATTGTCACAGATGGGTGGGTTTcctatgtttttttctttgtttgtttgtttttgagggggttaaattataaaaacaaacaagtaaacaaataaatacaatagattgtggttgcattttaaaataaaaatttttaaagatTGTTTGTAGGTCTGTACAAATTGGCCTTAAACATCTGTAATTATATATCTTTATAATAATACCATgttaaaactaattaataaatactCCTATTGTAATATTCTactgggaaataaaaaaaaacgcatctaattatcatcatcatcagttcATACCTGGTGAGGCCCAGGGAGGGCAAAATCAACACCATGAAGATCAGGAAGGTGTAGAGCTTGTACATCATGCTCATATTTTCACTggaccttcacacacacacacacatagacagacaTTATTAAGCAagcttgtttgtgtgtgagtgtagtTGAGGTTGAAGGTCTACCTGGTCCAATGGGCTTCTCCCAGTGTAGAGTAATACACAATGGTGGGTAACAGGGCTGAGAAGGTCCACAGCAGAAGAGTGGGGAAGAACTGGCTGATAATGGCGCTCTGTGAACACAACATACAGGTCTTTACACCACTGCACTTCATGTGCTCACATCATTATACATGTTTAATCACATACGTTCAGATAGTGAATGGGCTTGGTGACATTAAACTTGTCTATGGTGCTGATGATGATGGAGGGTGTggtgaggaagaagaggaggaggaagagtgcCGTATTCAGCAGGACAAAGCGTATCCACCAACGCCACCCATGTAATGACAAATTCTCCCTGAACGAGATGAAGAGAAGGTCAAGGTTTCTCTATAAACTAAAGCAGgttgtaatattacattttttgttccaaaaaaatataACTGAATAATCGTACCAGTAGATATTATGTGGGTGAGGAGCGTAATTCACTTTCCATTTGTTCACCCTCAGTTCTGCGCTCTTAGAGGACGGCTGAGGCTCTCGGCCACACCCACACCCGATTCCCCCGCCCATTTCTTCACCAGCCACACCCCTTGCCCTGCCTCCACACTCCAGAGCATTGAAATCTTTCAGAATACTGTGAGGAAAGATAAATGACACTCAGAGCGCAACAGTCGGGttccagacattttttttttttcatagggagaaactagatttatttttcttttcacaatATATTAAATCTGGTAAAAACATAATCATGcaccatttttaatatataggCTGTTGAGTCTAAGCATGAATCACTCACTAAGAGGCCATGTACTCATTTTGCAGGGTCACAAATGTCATGCCCAGAGGATGCAGTTCTTCATTTTCCTTAAGTCTATTTTCCTCGTCACGCAGAGCAGCCTCCTGTGAGCGGTAGAACTCTATAGCATCAACCTACACATAAACACACCTTATTTAGACACCCAAGGCTTAAAGGTCAAAGGCCACTGAAATGGTTGATGGTAGTTCTTACCACTTCACAGCCCTTACAGTGACTGCAGCAGCAGCACAGGTGGCTGCATGGGCGAGGGTTGATGACCTCACGTCGTCCCTGGATCTCAAGTATCTTATTGTAATGTTGCAGATTTCTTTCTGCCCTTTTTCTGTTgcaaaaaatgacaataaaaattaagaataaaaaaaaaattatagtcaaaaatatttttaaaagtcttttcttttttattaaaaaatgttacctgaaaaaaaaaaaaaacattaactgaaaaaaaaagtattttaaaaagtacttaacaattatttaattttctgaCAAGGGAAAAGTTATAATTTGATTgatgatttgattgtttgatgaacctgatgtaataaaataattcaaactaaaactgaaaaaaaaactatatagacattacaAAACTAACACAGAAAATAATTACTAAACCTTAACAaaaattgaatatataaaaataaaaacaaattcatactattaataaaaacaaaacaaaaaatctcaaTAATACCAAGATAACACTGAATCATAACAGGTCAGTGAGGGTCTGTCCTATAAGATCTGTGAATAATAACAGGCTTTCTTACCGGTTTCTGTCCAGGTCAATCAGTTTGGCAACATCATAACACAAGTTAACATCAGTCACTTGACAGGAGGGGTACGCCTCCCTGCAAACAAATATACATTCACGACACATTAATATTAGTAAAAATGTATAGCTTTCCCTAACAGATTTCATATCTTCCGGTGCACTAATATACAAGTAGGTCTGGCCCAACTCAAGCCATTGTTAGAGCCCACCAGTTTCTAAACAAACAGATTACTGTTCCATTTGGTGTCAATATTACACCtggttattattaaaattatgcaaGTACATTCCATATGTAAAGTTAATCAATTCCACATGCTTTAAGCTGAGATCATGCCCTGTATGGAACATATAACATGGAGATGGGAAGGaaatagctaaaaaaataaacaaaacaaaagtcttGGAAAATCATTGCCACTTACATAAAGTGAGTTTTTATAGTCTCATTACTGGCCGCAGTCGGTACATCCCTCACAAACAGGGTGTTTCTGGCCTATGGAAAAATAAACCAGGGTCAGATttagaccgtgtgtgtgtgtgtgtgtgtgtgtgagagagagagagaaatggtagGACGGCTTACTATCTCTCTCTTGGTTCCCTTCATTTTAGAGGTGTGTTGTCTCAGCAGGGCCACCGTGATCATGAGATACAAAAATGCAAATACAGTGTGTAGCCAAAGCAGCGTATCACTGCAAAGACACCATTTAAAATACAGTTCaaatagacacacacagagacatttaaacatttgcacatggacacatactgtacatacccCTGCTTAAGATTGGCTATGGTGGTTCTGCCGAAACTGTAGGGATCATTGCCTGGAACACAGTAATGAGTGAATCAGACTTTTTCAATCAGCAGAGACTGAAGTCTAAGAAAAGAAACTTGAAAGTATTTCATATGGTGACATTATTTGAGATTATGAACCGCTACCGCTCTTCCAAAACCCAAGTGAGCAAACATATTTATGCATCACctgcctttaaaaataaaaatatataaactatatatatttaaaaaatgtataggatgtaaaaaacagtttttcgtgattacatttaataattcaaatCATCAAAAAAATGTGACAATAACAGTATTACAAATcaaataatgctttaaaaatattctGTCCATTAATATCTTCGTATGGAAGtcatatttgtgatttttttaaagaagtctcttatgctcatcaaggcgtgatattataacaatttaaaataacgctCCTCGTTTTTaatctacttttaaaatataatttattcatgtgatgcaagattgaattttcatcagccataactccagtcttcagtgtcacatgacccttcagaaataattctaatatgctgatttattatcaatgttggataCTGAAATATACtacattttaaatctgcattagAATCTGACAATAACAGTATGATAAatcttaaatcaaacacatttctgGCTCCacagatattttcatatttttttctctttacacACTTATTCCTACAGCAGGCACatatctttcattcatttttctcTGTCAGTGTGTCTGGTATTAGTCAAGTTTccattttaaagaaacagtaAACAGTGAGGCAGCTTGCTAATACCAATAACCAAGCCACTGTATGAAGGATTCTTGAGACACATTGAATTTTCCattgtatgtgtgcgtgtgtgtgtgtgtgtgtatgtgtgtgtgtgtgttagataccCAGCAGGTCGCCAGATAGATTGACTGGTAGGATGACAGTGACAGAAAGCACACAGATGAGCAAGAGCAAGATGACAAGGTGCTTCTGAAATGACAGATAATGTACTGCATCCACTCCACATCTCTCTTGGACCAAAGTGtcactgcacgcacacacacaaacatgtacagACATCAGTTTCAACTCTTAGTTCTTTTACAATGCAAACCTCCCTATTTGAGCTCAGGAAAAAGCAACAATATCAACAGGAAGCAACAAGCTTTTCAGGTGTAAACATGTCAAATGAATATTTAGCACCAAAACAGCACTTACTCCATATTGACGATAAAGGTAAGCCAAGAGCAGCAACCCTACAGGAAATTAGGAAGATTTTGATGATGTCCTGAATGATGTCATAATTGAGGAAGATGATGATAATGGTTAAAACTCACCTTCTCGTATTCAGGCTCCTCTATGGACATGGATGACATTAACCTAATGTAATGCTGTTTTTGAGCATCGCTGAACCGGCAGCAACAaaagattacaaaaaataataattttgctagtTTAACACTGTAATTTTGACTCGCTTAAGAACATTTACAGTCAGTTATAACACTGTATGTTTCCATAATGACTACTAGTGCTTTCATCTCACATACCCTTCAGTCTCTGCGACAAGAGCGAGTCTCCCGTGATCCCACAGCCTCCTTCTGATCAGAGTGAAGACTATTAGCAGCACCTATTGGAAGATACACAGCACTATCTAATTACATCTGTACCAACCAATCATCAAATACCACAATTCCTGCAGCACAAGCCAATCGGTTCCCAGCTAACTGCAGAACTTACCACAAAGAGTGAGAAGTCCATCAGCAGAACGACAGGCACTCCTCCGAAATTCACCCCCTTCAGCACGGTGCTCTGTGTGGCACTGAAACAGCTGCTGTTGTCCAGAGGGCCAGTGCCATTATCCACCGTCATGGAGAGGGGTCCCCACCACGTGGAGGCCATCCTGAGGACAAACAAGTACAAACTGTACAATTTTACTTTTGCTGTCCCTGAAAAAGATACGTTTTGGTGACATACTGTAAGTCACCAGGATCCCAGATGActattgtttgcttgtttgttcatctttattgcttgtttgtttacatctttttattcatacAAGTcgattaataattgttttatttacaatggtGGCCTtgcagaagaagaaaataatgctgcacatgcatacatacatttaaatcaaatcataccaaataacatgaatatatatatatacatatataataaaatataacaataataaaaacaaataaaataaatgtaataacattataaataaatataaaaatattttaaaacagatcaaataaaataaaaacacagctaTCTAAAACAATTACAGGAGTTGTACAAATTACTCATTACCAATGATTTCAAAGATTAGTTAATACTATTACTATATTTAAGTATCATGGCATTAATGTCTCATACCATCACTGGTGCCAACATTCAAAGCATGAATGTTCAGTGTTGTGAATGGCAAATTAGTGAAAGGATGTGAAATATCACATGCATTCGAGTTCAAACTCTAGAGGGAGtccttttattgcatttattgcaGACAAAACAGAATTACAGTTAGTCTAGATCACATGGAGTTTGTAGCATCAACAAAAAGGTTGGGAATTTATGAACATTATATTGCCTTAAAACGTTTCACTAAAGATCCTGGTGACTGAATTGATGATACGTGTTTGAACCTTATGCTGCCTTGCATGGTACCAATAAATGCTATAAGAAAGTGCTGTTAAAGTAAGGATCGAAATGTAGCCATTAGCTGCACAAATAAGTCAAAACCTTTCCTACTCCACccaatatatatatgaaagcaaACTGAATTTGGAGTATGCAAACACACCTTATCACgaacacacaacaaaacaaacaaaactgcgACACATACATCGACATGCTGCCCGTGACGTCATGATGTGGATAACCTAAACAAGTCCAGTTGAATTAAACTCTCGTCAAGAACCGAGAGCTTTAGCGGGGCTTTCTCGAGAGTTAGTTAGTAGGTTGCTTGTTTGTTTAAGAAACAATTAGCATACCTCGGTGGAATTTTTTCCCGCTTCTGGATTGTGAAAAAAACCGGTCGTTAGCAATGTCGTTAGACCCACTATAGtatgcaaacacaaaacacaccttATCatgaacacaacaaaaacaaacaaaattgcgCCACTAAACTGGCACCTATAACATCGACGTGCTGCCCGTGACGTCATGACGCTTCTGCATAACGGGGTACAAACTAACCAAGTCAAGTCCAGTTCAAGTTTCGTCAAGAACCTAAAACATTTAGCTTTCTcgagagttttttttattttttattttttatgaaacaaaaGCATACCTCGTTGGAATTTTTTCCGCTTCTGGGTTGTGCAAAA
Proteins encoded in this window:
- the LOC113048476 gene encoding CSC1-like protein 1 isoform X2; this encodes MASTWWGPLSMTVDNGTGPLDNSSCFSATQSTVLKGVNFGGVPVVLLMDFSLFVVLLIVFTLIRRRLWDHGRLALVAETEGDAQKQHYIRLMSSMSIEEPEYEKGCCSWLTFIVNMDDTLVQERCGVDAVHYLSFQKHLVILLLLICVLSVTVILPVNLSGDLLGNDPYSFGRTTIANLKQGDTLLWLHTVFAFLYLMITVALLRQHTSKMKGTKREIARNTLFVRDVPTAASNETIKTHFMEAYPSCQVTDVNLCYDVAKLIDLDRNRKRAERNLQHYNKILEIQGRREVINPRPCSHLCCCCSHCKGCEVVDAIEFYRSQEAALRDEENRLKENEELHPLGMTFVTLQNEYMASYILKDFNALECGGRARGVAGEEMGGGIGCGCGREPQPSSKSAELRVNKWKVNYAPHPHNIYWENLSLHGWRWWIRFVLLNTALFLLLFFLTTPSIIISTIDKFNVTKPIHYLNSAIISQFFPTLLLWTFSALLPTIVYYSTLGEAHWTRSSENMSMMYKLYTFLIFMVLILPSLGLTSLDVFFRWLFDKQSEGKLRFECVFLPDQGAFFVNYVIAAALVGSGMELLRLPGLLLYVVRLALAHSAAERKYVKQNQAYEFQYGAMYGWTLCVFTVIMAYSITCPVIVPFGLLYLLLKHLVDKHNLYFAYLPARLDRQVHLGAVNQALAAPIICLMWLYFFSVIRTGFMTATSLFTLVVLCVTIFICISYTCFGHFKYLSPHNYNVKEEDEDVAVSESSSASVYLPKVLNPDASSVSDECSIRHSYGTTDTSTPFLIPEEDYPDSDI
- the LOC113048476 gene encoding CSC1-like protein 1 isoform X1 — encoded protein: MMASTWWGPLSMTVDNGTGPLDNSSCFSATQSTVLKGVNFGGVPVVLLMDFSLFVVLLIVFTLIRRRLWDHGRLALVAETEGDAQKQHYIRLMSSMSIEEPEYEKGCCSWLTFIVNMDDTLVQERCGVDAVHYLSFQKHLVILLLLICVLSVTVILPVNLSGDLLGNDPYSFGRTTIANLKQGDTLLWLHTVFAFLYLMITVALLRQHTSKMKGTKREIARNTLFVRDVPTAASNETIKTHFMEAYPSCQVTDVNLCYDVAKLIDLDRNRKRAERNLQHYNKILEIQGRREVINPRPCSHLCCCCSHCKGCEVVDAIEFYRSQEAALRDEENRLKENEELHPLGMTFVTLQNEYMASYILKDFNALECGGRARGVAGEEMGGGIGCGCGREPQPSSKSAELRVNKWKVNYAPHPHNIYWENLSLHGWRWWIRFVLLNTALFLLLFFLTTPSIIISTIDKFNVTKPIHYLNSAIISQFFPTLLLWTFSALLPTIVYYSTLGEAHWTRSSENMSMMYKLYTFLIFMVLILPSLGLTSLDVFFRWLFDKQSEGKLRFECVFLPDQGAFFVNYVIAAALVGSGMELLRLPGLLLYVVRLALAHSAAERKYVKQNQAYEFQYGAMYGWTLCVFTVIMAYSITCPVIVPFGLLYLLLKHLVDKHNLYFAYLPARLDRQVHLGAVNQALAAPIICLMWLYFFSVIRTGFMTATSLFTLVVLCVTIFICISYTCFGHFKYLSPHNYNVKEEDEDVAVSESSSASVYLPKVLNPDASSVSDECSIRHSYGTTDTSTPFLIPEEDYPDSDI